DNA from Quercus lobata isolate SW786 chromosome 1, ValleyOak3.0 Primary Assembly, whole genome shotgun sequence:
ATAAACGTATACACGcgaactcacacacacacatacaaagtTTTCTATTGTTTTGAGAATAACCAAATATATAAAGGGTTGTCTAATTGTCAATTGATGTGATATAGATTTACCAGGTAAGTAGAAGAAGAGAGAACAAAGTATTAAAGGTTTCTTCTTGTGGGATGTGAAAGACTGACCCAACTACACAAGGAAAACTGGGGAGTAGTTAATTTATGAGGATTTTAaatgcttataaaattttgacaagCATCCTACTAAAGGTTGTTTCTttgatattctatatattaTAGTTTTTAGCATTGTCAAGAAAGCAtcgtcaaattttaaatttaaaaaaaaattcaaaagatcaACTTAATCGTGGAGGGATGCTCTTAAAAATTGTTGTATGATGTGCCTCTTATTGATATATTCATTTGCTTCATTCAATGACCCTAGTGTTTGCATTTGTGTTTCCCTTGAAGTTTAGTGGGTGTCCAACTTCTTTCTCCTCGTAATTTCTTCATAAGTACTATTTAGGGTTAGAGTCGTTAGACTCTCAAGGAAGACATGCTTTGGAAGCCTTctccctttgtttttttgtttgttttttatttatttatttttttataagtattattattaagaaataataaagccTTCTCCCTTTCTTAAAGGTATTAACATACATGAAACAACTTTTGAGATTCACCCCGTTGTTGTAATGATTGAGCTCATACATTATGACTGGGAACATAGTAGTGGATGAAtggctattattattattattattatttttttttttatgacatagGAGAACTTCACTCAGATTAGTTGCACGTTGCAGAGCATACTATACAACAATCCTCACTGTTAATCAAACTCCTACAGGCAACTGACCCCACCCGCCAGAACCAATTACCGTGTAATCCAGGGGCTTTTCACCCCTGACAAATGGCTATTATTATCAACTTGATGTAGTATCAAgagaaattttacttttttaaaaaaggtcTTATCCAATGCATGAGGCACCCTCTTCTAAGGGGTCTAGGAGAGGTGGTTGGTAGGTAACCCTATCCCAATTTTCAAGATGCTGATTCTTGGACTTGAACCCACAACACATAGCAGGGGCAGGGgaaaaaactgtcaaatgtTAATTGTTTTCTTGCtgaaatatagcaacaaaataATCTTGGAATCAAGGAGTCATTGTCAAATTAAAGTGACAAGAATTTTTGCTCAATGGTTATTAGGTATGCCTACAGCTAGAtcaaatgattttatttatttttggataagtaatgaaaaaatatgttttgataaGTAACACAAATTTATTGATCAATATAGAATCACCCAAGTACAACAGGGGTGTACTCGGGGAGCAGTACaatcaatttttcaaatttcaattctcAAGCATATCTAATTAAGTAGAAAAAGGAAGAGATTCAAAAGCCACGTCCAGTAAAGtatgaaaaaagagagattaaaCCATTTTGCAGATCAAATGTTGAAATTGGTTATACCAAGGAGTTGTCTAAGTTCCTACTCCCTGAATAAAATACCTTTGTTTTACAACTTGAATGCAGCAATGCAATAAGAAATCCAACGCCAAAAGTTACATGGTGAAAGCTAGTTTGGCATGCTAAGGTCATctctaaacaaaaatttatagtgTTGAGTACCCGTCAAGAacagatttttgaaaaaaaattgtctagtTCAGTGGGGCTATAACGGAGATATATTTTGCATTTACTGCAGAGTTGGGATCATCTATGCCATGAATGTCGCTTTTCAAAAAGAGTTTATAAGAAGATTTTTCCATTGTGTTCAATCAAATGGAAAATAGGCACTTGGGATATAAGAATTAAAGCGAGCCATTACAACTTTAAAGGAAAGAGTTTTCAAGCTATTCTTTTGAGGAATTGATCTTCCCCATAAACATATTTGCCAATCTTTTTTAATGGGCAACGTGTATATACAAGAAATCATGTTGGGATTCTTAAAGATGAAGAATTGCTTTTTCAAAGACCTTGTCAAGGAAGAGACAAGAAATGTTCTGACAAGCCTTTGAAAAGACCTTCTCAAGCTAGGAAACTTCATAGAAAATGGAATGTAGCTTTGctaaaaattgaacaaaatttcattcctaataGGATACAAGTCTAAAAGGGTTGATATTGATGAGGACagtaaacacaaacaaacaaacaaacaaacatactcATTCACTATAAACGAAGAAAATACGATATGGGTCTGTGTAAAAATAGCAAAGAAGAGGTGGGAAGGCATGTACCAGGAACGGCAGGACGAAGATTAACAAAGGCGTAGGAGAGTTGGGTGGAGTAGAACACTTCATTTTGGTGAATCTTGTAAGTTCCGAACATGTAGTGCTCTGAAGAAGACATCTGTTTTTCATTTTGCAGATCAATGAATTTTAATAGATTGATTTGATGATGGAAGTTGAGGAAACGATAACATAGTATGTAAGgaataaaaattgattatagTACTACTTGCCTtgatgttggtggtggtggtggtggagatgGGTCGGAGCCCTCTTGTGCGTGTAATGAACCAACCTAGTCTGGAAGCGAGAGACAGAGAAGGCAGCAGCGTATGCTTTAACATTTACTCATAAGCTTATGGgtgtttagactttagagcaattttctttgaattaaataaaatttgggcTAAGTTTTGTAACCAATGGAAACTAGTCTCTTACACTCTGTTTGTTTCGCTGGAAAACATtttgtaaagatagttttccacatttttcagtgtttggtaatACAAAAAAAACCTGGTCAatgaaaaactatctttggtcaacaggaaactctaataaaaataaggcttattttctataggttattttcccaaaaaaaattttggaaaacaatttcTCCCTCACACGTtgcatctcctataaatattatcttcgtCTATAACtataggaaatataattttttggcgccttctctctctcatggtaagttttctcactttttctctcttccctttgctttttctctcctcacacccTCACTGTCATTAACTCTGGTCTCTCCTCTTCccataaatctctctctctctctctcttttctccatgtttctCTTCCCCTCTGTAATGCAATTctctgattagattttttttttttcattcactaATCGGTCAATAGCTCCGACTTACAAAGGAGAGCAAATTTGCAGTAGTAATTATTTCATTGCTCTctaccaaaatcccaattctttactttgaatttcaagctcgattttcttttttctctaagaaattttcggtttgatggattccaggcaaaagttatttctttttcatacataaagtgcaaaaaaataaaaaataaaataaaaagaagaagaagaagaaagaaagaatgaagtaaaatatgaaaattttaaacatagtatctatattgctctaaattgcttttacatgggacaatctttaccgtggactaataatattattatataatgaaCGATAATTGTTTAGGAGAATTGCATTTATTATACAgtacattatgtaaatacataatttagaaTAATATTGGAGATTTGTGGTTGACCATAGTAGACAATTAGTATACCAACAAAAATAGtagacaattaaaagttattattatttatacttATTGATAGTGTATTCCCttgtcaaatttatatatatatatatatatagacaaatggttgatatatgtgtgtgtgtatgtgtacgTACGTTACTGTCTATATATATGAGTAAGATGAGTGGTAGAGATCATGAAAGtttgacaactaattaattttgattatatctattctcaaaattttagtatgaaaaccaaattcatttttggttttttatttataatgattacattagttagtttacataatatatatgttttaaattataaaagaaatattttaaaaacaaattgcataccaaacactagaaaacattctcaagctcattttcaaggttgttaccaaacattgaaaaataagagagttttctagaaaatactcTTTGGAAAATGAGCAATTTTCCAGAAAATgttaatgctgaaacaaacagagtgttagagctttttcaatttttttgataacaagGGTATCCCATACATTAGAAGAAGGTGTCTCCCATGCCAATGGTGTCTCCCATGACATTGGCAGGAGATTTCGAACTCATAATCTTATAGATATTATAAGATTTTAGGAACTACTAAGTCAATTTCTTAAAGTTAACTCTTAGAACTTTCACATTCGTCGATGTATTTTATacaatcaattataaaaatcattcacattagtttatttgtttatatatagttGTGTAAAGTAAGAGCATTTGTATTAACTCGTGCATaaatttttgtctattttagtataagaatctattttttctattttaaatatttacttttcaaaacactcaATCAGATTATCTTTTTTAgactacattttattaaaaaaaatatttttttaattgtttgtctTTCTTCATACACATGACATAGCAACCATCATCCACTATTTTCCttagtataaaatagataattaaatGTGATTGTTTTTGAAGAGTGAcggtgtaaaataaaaaaagaaaaaaagaaaaggttcttATGCTAAATAGACATACGTTTTTACACGAGTGGATGCGAATGCTCTTGGAGGAGGAGACTCGCTATTTGACTAGTTGGCATTGGTTTTTGAGGCAAGAGACTTGCCAACACCTTACTACTTGGATCAAGTCAATTCCAATTCGAGTGTGAAAACTCAAATAGTGTAAGACACTatagcttgtttagacccccaattcttAATTTAtggcttgattaattttaatttaaacacaTTTGATGCAGAATATACGTGattagcaaattaattaatcGAAGCACTCAACAATTGCATGGATAAACAAATAAGTGCAATGCTAAAATGGAAAGGGCAATGGGTAAAAGAATAGAAAACCCAAGATAATACCGAGACGTGTTATGGAAGAGGAAATtaaagaactcggcgaaaaacctctccacgaccctccaagtcaaaattgatccactagtgaataagttggagtacaagaatatcaaaaagaccctccaaacctaatctacctaaAGTACTTGAGCCCTCTAAGCCCCAGCTACCAATGGAGTTCTCGGACTCTTATCTTCACTAGTTATTTGGATCTTGCAATACCGCCTGATTGTATTGCCAAGCCTCACCAGTTTCTTTTGGCAAATACCCAATGCTTTCTAAGCTCCAAAACACTATCTACACTCTGAATATGTATGAGTTGTGTTTGGGTATAAATCTTCTCTCAAAatataacaatgggagagggaaggagaagagactacaaaggaaTTCTATGTATAGTTCTCTTTAAAATggtgggtgtgttgtagaaactTCTTTAGGGTTTTATTCTGAATAGTGTCTTTACAATATTGTGGGTAATGATGGTATATATAACATGAGTGAAGGGTATAAGAGTCACACTTAAAATTCCAGTTGTTAGTGCATTTTGCAGGTCATCTTGTGAGTTGGCCAAGTCATGAGATGAGTCACGAAACACACTGACTCTTTAACTTTCAGCATGTGCTCTTCATGTGACCTTCGCGGGTTGCACCACTCGCGAGCTAAGTCGCGAGATCAATTTCTTGAGCAAATTTTCACCACTTAAGTCTAAACCCATTACAATtaaatctcacaaaatacaaggaaataaattaataaaattacaatactttttatCATGGAATAAAACCAGCATAAATGTTATATGAAAAACGATAACTTTATAGGGTGGCTTTGGGTTGGATAGTTCGGGCATGTGGTAGATCAGTTTGGACAACCCTAAATTTTGTCAAAAGGTTAGGACCGTGATTTTAGAAAACTGGACTGGATTGGCCAGTTCAAATAGGAACCAACCACTAATCTGGTCTGGTGAAAAGCATTATAACCAGCCAAAACTGGTAAAAAATTGGGTAACACTAGGAACAGGGCTTGAAAATGGTTCTTTGattagtttgtttttttaaaaccatggttagGACACAGTttccatatataaaaataaataaaaataatacaataCATTTAAATGTAAgctcttaattaattaatgggTAAATTACGTATTTgatccttattttttatactatattttaatttggtccctaatcttttaattatgtcaatttaatcTCTAATCTTTCAGTATCAAGTAAATTTAGTCATTATCGTTATTTCTTGGATGTAAATTTTTGACATGACAAacgatcaaaataaaaaattagtttattgccacacaattttcatccaaaagataaCTGAAGTGACTAAATTGGCACAATTATAAAaagttagggactaaattaacaaaattgaaatgttacggatcaaattgaaatacaatataaaaaataagaaccaAATTCGTAGCTTAcccttattaatttaatatcCAATTTTACAAGTAAGACCGGACCGGAGCCGGTTTTGAAAACAACACTGATAAGGAGGAGATTGTGATGTAATGTTAAgagcgctctctctctctctctcccctttatCTTTTACTTCTCTGGTTAGAACAGGGGGCATCGTTCAGTGCAGTCCAGGAATGGCGTTCTGCAGCAGCTGTGTAATAACTGGAAATACAAATAGATGGAGTATGGCATCTCTTAAATCAGCCCTTCCTCCTCCTTCATTACGCTTCCCAACCATGGCCACCGCTACTTCATTTCAgtccaagcccaagcccaagtcCAAACTGCTTCTCCGCTCTTTCAATGGCCTCGCTCCTCTTCAACCCTCTCTCTTCCCAACTTCTTGCCCAGGTACTTTTCATCATTACccactttttaaattttcatttccaaTGTCTTCactatgagtttttttttttttggttgacaaTTACTATGTGATATTCAATTCTTGTGCTCTAGCCTCTAGTTTATTTTGTTTCCTGAGACTTCCAGaggtaaaaattgaaaactttgcCTGGTTGTGCATTGTGATTTATTTGTCTTACCCATATAATGAGCAATCTCATTTGATATTTCATATGTCAtttgttttaatgttttttataaTCAACTTACCACCAAATAAGTTTGCCTGATTGTTCATAGTCCAACATTGTGTTGATTTCTACATAATTCAAGTCGAggttgaacacaaattttttttgtttgttaatatTTTGCTAAAATGTGTACTTCCAACCAAAGTACTTGAACATTAGCCCGTTCATTTTCCACCTTAGTCCAATTAGACATCCTCAAATAtactttcaaaacaaaaaatgaagagaaCTAACAGTCATAACATACTGTAGACTAtattagaaggaaaagaacaaAGGTGTTTACTTTGCTAGAAAGAATAACATAGATAAGAAGAtaaatattaattgaaaaaCAGAAGGGTGTTCTCAATCATGAAAAATAACAAcataaataatcatataaaaaaagagGTTCTTTATCACTGAAATAAGTAAGTAACATAAAGCTCTGATTCAACTAAAATAGGAGCTATAATTAGAGAAAATGAGGTAGTCTAACAGAAAGAGGGAAAGGGCAATAGGCACTAGTTGTTGATTCAAGAAAAGCGCAAAGGTTGCTTCTTGCTCTTGAAGTGTTCTAGAGGGTTGTGCTGGGTTTAGTCTGCCAGTGGAAATTTCAATTTACCTTCAGTTAGGTGGTCATCCAAATGTAAAATGTTGCCTCACTCCGGTCTAGTGGCTTAGGTGGTTGGCCAACTTCCTTAATTCCGCTTCgagtttctctttctctcaaagAAACGAATTGGGTAACAATAGTCATAATTGCACTCTATCACTAATGACTTGTAGTTTGTGCTTATTAATTTTGAACTGGAACTTGGCTAACTTTTAATTTGTACTTTTGTTGCTTGGTGTAGTGTAAGACAAGTCATGGGATATTGTGGGAGAGAGCTAAATAGGAGTGGAAGTGCGTAACTAAGGGATGCTTtaggatattattattttatctcttACAAAGTTCCTCTAACCTTGCTGCCACCACCTACTATCCCTCTTGCTTCTGGTGTTTTTGGTTATTTCATTGCTCTTGCGCTCCTACACCATGAATCATCCAATATGCACATTACTTGTTTAGTTTATGGTGACACAAACGTAGTGGGATATAATGATTTGGATGAATCATTGAATTATGCAAGAGAAAGTTGAGGTCTTTTAACAAAGAACTTAGTCGTATCCTGACTTCATTGATAAATTTTCAAGGACTGCAAGTCCAACTGCTGTTAAATAACATGTGGTTATTGTTACTACTGCCCTGTAAAATAACATGTGGTATACCTTAATCCTATAACAGACTATCTATGCAACATTTAGTTCCTCTTCCTGTTGGCTTGAAATACTTTTAAGCACTCGTCTCCTGGTGCAGAATTTACCAGCTTTGGTCATTGTTTTCCCACTATTGGCAATGGGGGTCGAGTCTTTGCTATGAGACATGGGAGGCGAGTACCCAAACTCAATAGGCCCCCTGACCAGCGTAAGGCACTAATTCGGGGCCTCACAACACAGCTCCTTAAACATGGTCGCATCAAGACTACGAGAGCAAGAGCTAGTGCAGTGAGGAAGTATATTGATAAGATGATCACATTGGCAAAAGATGGATCTCTTCATAAGAGGAGACAAGCTCTTGGCTTCATATACGAGAAGCAGATTGTCCATGCCTTGTTTGCCGAGGCTCCAGAAAGGTATGGAGAGAGGAATGGAGGGTATACACGAATTCTCTTTACTTTGCCACGGCGAGGAGATAATGCTCCTATGGCCTACATTG
Protein-coding regions in this window:
- the LOC115983952 gene encoding 50S ribosomal protein L17, chloroplastic, which codes for MLRALSLSLSPLSFTSLVRTGGIVQCSPGMAFCSSCVITGNTNRWSMASLKSALPPPSLRFPTMATATSFQSKPKPKSKLLLRSFNGLAPLQPSLFPTSCPEFTSFGHCFPTIGNGGRVFAMRHGRRVPKLNRPPDQRKALIRGLTTQLLKHGRIKTTRARASAVRKYIDKMITLAKDGSLHKRRQALGFIYEKQIVHALFAEAPERYGERNGGYTRILFTLPRRGDNAPMAYIELV